The DNA segment TGCCCGAAATGTTTGTACCTTTCATTTACCTAACCCGTGATCAATGGACATCAAATTTATGAAAGAAGCTAGCTAGTCTCATTTATTTGGGATGGTAAGTTTATTTTTACGAAAAATAACTCCGAATTATTTTGTTATTCCTCAGTAAATAGTGTACCCACATATTATGTGTTTCATTTTCACTGTAATTACAGCAAAATCTTTACATACCTGAATGGGTGGAAGCGATGTCTCCTTGTTCCTATGAATCTCAATGGATCTTCAAGATATTTCTCACACAATGTCATCCTATTGAAACAGTCAGCAAGATATGCCTCTTGTTGAGCGGCCACCTACAAACAAGGTAAAGTTTTCTTTTTCAGAAATTTAATTGTCTAATGCATTTAATGAGATGAAGTTTGAAGGCATAAATTCTATTTTGTATATGTTCCTTTTTTTTTACCTGTGCTGTTGCGGGAAGATTTTTCATCTGCGAGTCTACTTCGGAAAGTGCTGATTTGAACTTTTCGATGTCCAATTCAGCTTTCCCTTGTAAGTTCTTAAGTAGATGAACAAAGTTCTTTAGCTGTTTTTTCTTGAGGTAAATTGCCACTTGGGGATACCTTTCACATATGTCATTTGTCACTTCCTTGAAATCTTCGACTTTGAGACTACCTGTGTTATTCGTGTCTGCCTTGCTGAAAATTTCGTGTCTGCCTTGCTGAAAATGGCCGAAATATCTTCCTGATAACAACACAAATTATAAACATACGATCTATTAATTTCACAAAAAGTAAATCAATCTTGAATCACGAAGAACAACTCGTACCATGACTTTACGTTGATTTATTGTTGCACAATCACCTAGAGCGTAGATACTATCACATGCTTCCACTCGCAGACATTCATTAGTCGCTAAGACTCATCTATTTGTATGTCCTCccaagacatatatatatatatatatatatatagaaattttcagctgcccaaccatgttTTTCCACTTGATCCGCTACCACTAAAACCTGGTAGTGGATTTTagtggtttttatttttttttttcgcatcactaaaacccactaccagGTTTTAGTGATCGCGGACTAAGTGGGAAAATAtggttggacagctgaaaattcctctatatatatatatatatatatatatatatatagaaagtaTAGAAATAATTTATtgtagagaaaaatattattctcattGATCTTGAATCAATGATACAACCtaatttataaatatgaatgaaagttaaattaagaaaataatatattccTACTTTACCAATATAATTTACCCATATTACCAAGATAGAGAATCCTAGGAATTAAGGAAAAGAATATTCAACACTCCAACTCAAGCTGAGTAGTAAATGTTTATCATGCCAAACTTGGACATCAACTCATCAAATGTATGTCGAGCAAGAGCTTTTGTCAGGATATCTGCAATTTGTAAGTGACTAGGAACATAATGGAGATTGATTACTTTCTGCTCAATCTTTTCATTGATGAAGTGTCTGTCTACTTCAACATGTTTGGTCCGATCGTGGTGCACTGGGTTTTTGGCAATTCTTATGGCAGCCTGATTGTCGCACATAATATCTATAGGATGATTATCTTCTAATCTCAACTCGGTGAACAAACTTTTTATCCATATTCCTTCAAATATCCCATTTGACAATGCACGATATTCAGATTTTTCACTGCTGCGAGCTACAACTGGTTGTTTTTTACTCCCCCAAGTCACAAGATTCCCCCACACAAAAAAGCAGTACCCAGAAGTAGATCGTCTGTCAACTGGACAACCAGTCCAATCTgtatcacaaaatattttcacatTTCTGATTGTAGTTTTCTTAAAGAGTAATCCCTTTCCAGGTGTTTCCTTTAGATATCTCAGTATGCGATATATTGCTTCAATGTGTTCTACAGTTGGGTTATTCATATGTTGACTGATCACACTCACGGCAAATTCAATATCTGGTCGGGTATGAGAGAGATATATAAGTCTACCCACCAATCGTTGATATGCCTTTGTTAGTAGGTGCATGATTTTCTTCAGTTCCTATCTTGACATTTGGATCCATTGGGGGTGTCAGTTGGTTTGCACCCTAGCATTCCTGtttctttcaataaatcaagaaCATACTTCCGCTGAGAAATTGAAATCCCAAGTGAAGATCTGGCCACTTCCATGCATAGTAAATACTTAAGAGGTCCAAggctttttattttaaattttttttgaaaggacACCTTTTATCCGATTTATTGCCCTCTCATGGTTTCCAGAAAGaacaatgtcatccacatagacAATAAGAATTGTAACCTTGCCATCAGAATTTTTAACAAACAGAGTATGATCAGACTGACACTGTAA comes from the Henckelia pumila isolate YLH828 chromosome 1, ASM3356847v2, whole genome shotgun sequence genome and includes:
- the LOC140874514 gene encoding external alternative NAD(P)H-ubiquinone oxidoreductase B4, mitochondrial-like, which translates into the protein MGRYFGHFQQGRHEIFSKADTNNTGSLKVEDFKEVTNDICERYPQVAIYLKKKQLKNFVHLLKNLQGKAELDIEKFKSALSEVDSQMKNLPATAQVAAQQEAYLADCFNRMTLCEKYLEDPLRFIGTRRHRFHPFRYKHFGQFAPLGGEQTAAQLPRDWVSIGPFSFIIMQ